In Promicromonospora sp. Populi, one genomic interval encodes:
- the recR gene encoding recombination mediator RecR, producing MYEGAVQDLIDELGRLPGVGPKSAQRIAFHLLATDNHEVKRLVDALTEVKLRVRFCDLCGNVAEAERCRICLDPRRSDDVICVVEEPKDVVAIERTREFRGRYHVLGGAINPIENIGPDDLRISELLARLADGRVQEVILATDPNVEGEATATYLSRLMGHMEITVSRLASGLPVGGDLEYADEVTLGRAFEGRRVVANNKSLGNNK from the coding sequence GTGTACGAAGGCGCTGTCCAAGACCTGATCGACGAGCTCGGCCGGCTTCCCGGCGTCGGGCCCAAGAGCGCGCAACGCATCGCGTTCCACCTGCTCGCGACCGACAACCATGAGGTCAAGCGGCTGGTCGACGCGCTCACCGAGGTGAAGCTGCGCGTGCGGTTCTGCGACCTCTGCGGCAACGTGGCCGAGGCCGAGCGCTGCCGCATCTGCCTCGACCCGCGGCGTAGCGACGACGTGATCTGTGTGGTGGAGGAGCCCAAGGACGTGGTCGCCATCGAGCGCACCCGGGAGTTCCGCGGTCGGTATCACGTGCTCGGCGGGGCCATCAATCCCATCGAGAACATCGGCCCGGACGACCTGCGCATCAGCGAGCTCCTGGCCCGCCTCGCGGACGGGAGGGTGCAGGAGGTCATCCTCGCTACCGACCCCAACGTCGAGGGAGAGGCCACGGCGACCTATCTTTCCCGACTGATGGGTCACATGGAAATTACTGTCTCGCGGCTGGCCTCGGGTCTCCCCGTTGGGGGAGACTTGGAGTACGCGGACGAGGTGACGCTCGGTCGCGCGTTCGAAGGCCGCCGCGTCGTCGCCAACAACAAGAGCCTCGGCAACAACAAGTAG
- a CDS encoding DUF5063 domain-containing protein: protein MSEIAPGSDLSEVADQVSAQARTFLSTVTQVASGGMPGAELSLLVLASSDLLAAGARLAAIVDVVPKERYEPDAGPDTDLDPLREALSKMFDGFDDYTEVVDPVLGEDVGSASLSGDLACVAEALAKGLQHYDSGHEVEALWWWQFSYFSLWGERAASALRVLQVLLAHVRLDVEDDVAAEAEYDALHS, encoded by the coding sequence ATGAGTGAGATAGCCCCCGGTTCGGACCTCAGCGAGGTCGCAGACCAGGTGTCCGCACAGGCACGGACGTTCCTGTCGACGGTGACCCAGGTGGCGTCCGGAGGGATGCCGGGAGCGGAGCTGTCGCTGCTGGTCCTCGCGTCGTCCGACCTGCTCGCCGCGGGGGCGCGGCTCGCCGCGATCGTGGATGTGGTGCCGAAGGAGCGCTACGAGCCCGACGCCGGCCCCGACACCGACCTGGACCCGCTGCGCGAGGCCCTGTCCAAGATGTTCGACGGGTTCGACGACTACACCGAGGTAGTGGACCCGGTGCTGGGCGAGGATGTGGGCTCGGCGTCGCTGTCGGGTGACCTCGCGTGTGTCGCCGAAGCGCTGGCCAAGGGCCTGCAGCACTACGACAGCGGCCACGAGGTCGAGGCCCTGTGGTGGTGGCAGTTCTCCTACTTCTCGCTGTGGGGCGAGCGCGCGGCGTCGGCCCTGCGCGTGCTGCAGGTGCTGCTGGCGCACGTACGCCTGGACGTGGAGGACGACGTCGCCGCCGAGGCGGAGTACGACGCCCTCCACTCCTGA
- a CDS encoding ABC transporter ATP-binding protein, with product MTPDGGIHAQGVRRSFGPVHAVADVDLVAAPGRVTALIGPNGSGKTTLLLMLAGLLAPDAGTIRIAGADPVTQNYVTRSRTGWMPDVFGTWDSLTAREVLTTVAAAYRLDAAAGAARAGELLELVHLSELADQPAHVLSRGQKQRLGLARALVHDPDVLLLDEPASGLDPRSRVDLRVLVRRLAAEGKTVLVSSHVLTELDEMADDAVFISRGRTVATQSVLDADRPREWRLTGLDPEALAAWLDNNGSAYRKEAEGSGVLVELTGDTAAAALLRSAIEAGIDVSSLAPAGGVLEQAYLALEEERR from the coding sequence ATGACACCAGACGGTGGTATTCACGCCCAGGGCGTGCGGCGTTCGTTCGGTCCGGTGCACGCCGTGGCCGACGTCGACCTGGTCGCCGCGCCAGGCCGGGTCACCGCCCTCATCGGCCCCAACGGGTCCGGCAAGACGACCCTCCTGCTCATGCTTGCGGGGCTGCTGGCGCCCGACGCGGGCACGATCCGCATCGCCGGGGCCGACCCGGTGACCCAGAACTACGTGACGCGCTCCCGGACCGGCTGGATGCCCGACGTCTTCGGCACGTGGGACTCGCTGACGGCGCGCGAGGTCTTGACCACGGTCGCGGCCGCGTACCGGCTCGATGCCGCGGCCGGCGCCGCCCGCGCGGGCGAGCTGCTTGAGCTCGTGCACCTCTCCGAGCTCGCCGACCAGCCTGCGCACGTCCTGTCCCGCGGTCAGAAGCAGCGCCTCGGGCTGGCCCGCGCCCTGGTGCACGACCCCGACGTCCTGCTCCTCGACGAGCCCGCCTCCGGCCTGGACCCGCGCTCCCGGGTGGACCTGCGGGTGCTCGTCCGTCGGCTCGCGGCCGAGGGCAAGACCGTCCTGGTCTCCTCGCACGTGCTCACCGAGCTCGACGAGATGGCCGACGACGCGGTGTTCATCTCGCGCGGGCGCACGGTCGCCACGCAGTCGGTCCTCGACGCCGACCGGCCGCGCGAGTGGCGCCTGACCGGCCTGGACCCCGAGGCGCTCGCCGCCTGGCTGGACAACAACGGCTCTGCCTACCGCAAGGAGGCCGAGGGCTCCGGCGTGCTTGTCGAGCTGACCGGTGACACCGCAGCAGCGGCGCTGCTGAGGTCCGCGATCGAGGCGGGCATCGACGTCTCCAGCCTCGCCCCCGCGGGCGGAGTGCTGGAGCAGGCCTACCTGGCCCTTGAGGAGGAGCGACGATGA
- a CDS encoding aspartate-semialdehyde dehydrogenase, producing MVEIAEHGVHVAVVGATGQVGAVLRRLLEEREFPVAAVRFFASARSAGSTLPFAGVDVPVEDLAATPVEDLADIDIALFSAGGGTSREHAPRFAEAGAVVVDNSSAWRLDPEVPLVVSEVNPEAIGEAAKGIVANPNCTTMAAMPVLSPLAQAAGLERLKVATYQAVSGSGLAGVAELAGQARSAVGQDLEGLVHDGGAVDLPDPKVYVAPIAFNVLPLAGNLVDDGSGETDEEQKLRNESRKILGLPDLAVAGTCVRVPVFTGHSLSIHAEFARPISPDEARKLLADAPGVQLADVPTPLAAAGIDPSLVGRIRQDQSVPDGRGLVLFVSNDNLRKGAALNTIQIAELIAADLAELATLEAADDA from the coding sequence ATGGTCGAGATCGCAGAGCACGGTGTGCACGTAGCCGTCGTCGGCGCGACCGGCCAGGTGGGTGCGGTGCTGCGCCGTCTGCTGGAGGAACGGGAGTTCCCCGTGGCGGCGGTGCGGTTCTTCGCGTCCGCCCGTTCGGCGGGCAGCACGCTGCCGTTTGCCGGGGTGGACGTCCCGGTGGAGGACCTGGCCGCGACCCCGGTCGAGGACCTCGCCGACATCGACATCGCGCTCTTCTCCGCGGGTGGTGGCACGTCGCGCGAGCACGCGCCGCGGTTCGCGGAGGCGGGCGCCGTCGTCGTCGACAACTCGTCGGCCTGGCGGCTCGACCCCGAGGTGCCGCTCGTGGTGTCCGAGGTGAACCCGGAGGCGATCGGGGAGGCGGCCAAGGGCATCGTGGCCAACCCGAACTGCACCACGATGGCCGCGATGCCGGTGCTCTCGCCGCTGGCGCAGGCGGCCGGGCTGGAGCGGCTGAAGGTGGCCACGTACCAGGCGGTGTCCGGTTCCGGCCTGGCCGGGGTGGCGGAGCTGGCCGGGCAGGCGCGCTCCGCCGTCGGGCAGGACCTGGAAGGCCTGGTGCACGACGGCGGAGCCGTCGACCTGCCCGATCCCAAGGTGTATGTGGCCCCCATCGCGTTCAACGTGCTGCCGCTGGCCGGCAACCTGGTCGACGACGGCTCGGGCGAGACCGACGAGGAGCAGAAGCTCCGCAACGAGTCCCGCAAGATCCTTGGTCTACCTGACCTGGCCGTGGCCGGCACCTGCGTACGGGTGCCCGTGTTCACGGGCCACTCCCTGTCGATCCACGCGGAGTTCGCGCGGCCCATCTCCCCGGACGAGGCCCGCAAGCTCCTGGCCGACGCTCCCGGCGTCCAGCTCGCGGATGTGCCGACCCCGCTCGCGGCGGCGGGCATCGACCCGTCGCTGGTGGGCCGGATCCGGCAGGACCAGTCGGTCCCGGACGGCCGCGGCCTCGTCCTGTTCGTCAGCAACGACAACCTCCGCAAGGGCGCAGCCCTGAACACGATCCAGATCGCGGAGCTGATAGCGGCTGACCTGGCGGAGCTGGCCACCCTGGAGGCGGCCGACGACGCCTGA
- a CDS encoding GntR family transcriptional regulator yields the protein MFDGPEPIYLQIAQMIRAQVLAGELKEEEQVMSTTQFATTFRINPATAQKAFAGLVDEGVLYKRRGLGMFVAPGARERLLDEHRKSYFEEVLAPALQQADILGISTDEVIAYVVGTRTEEES from the coding sequence GTGTTCGACGGACCCGAGCCGATCTACCTCCAGATCGCGCAGATGATCCGCGCGCAGGTGCTCGCCGGTGAGCTGAAGGAGGAGGAGCAGGTCATGTCCACCACGCAGTTCGCGACGACGTTCCGCATCAACCCGGCCACCGCGCAGAAGGCGTTCGCGGGGCTGGTCGACGAGGGCGTGCTCTACAAGCGCCGCGGTCTGGGGATGTTCGTGGCACCGGGCGCCAGGGAACGTCTCCTGGACGAACACCGCAAGAGCTACTTCGAGGAGGTCCTGGCCCCGGCTCTGCAGCAGGCGGACATCCTCGGCATCTCCACCGACGAGGTCATCGCCTACGTCGTGGGCACGAGAACCGAGGAGGAGTCATGA
- a CDS encoding TSUP family transporter yields the protein MPELDLLTIVLLLLAGLAAGWVDAVVGGGGLIQLPALLLVPGISPVQALATNKLGSIMGTSTSAITYYRRVQPDLRTAGWMALAALGGAFGGAIGASHIPDQLFRPIILLVLVGVLTWTLLKPNVGSHDNLRWVGNGHKRIAAVIGLLIGAYDGLLGPGTGTFLVISLVSALGYSFLPASAIAKIVNFATNLGALIFFVPSGAVIWTLGLGLGVANLIGAYIGARMAVAKGSKFVRVVFVIVVGALIARLAWDVFFA from the coding sequence GTGCCCGAACTTGATCTGCTCACCATCGTTCTGCTCCTGCTCGCCGGTCTCGCGGCAGGGTGGGTCGACGCCGTCGTCGGCGGCGGAGGCCTGATCCAGCTGCCCGCACTGCTGCTCGTCCCCGGGATCAGCCCCGTGCAGGCCCTGGCCACGAACAAGCTCGGCAGCATCATGGGCACCTCCACCAGCGCCATCACCTACTACCGGCGGGTCCAGCCGGACCTGCGCACCGCGGGCTGGATGGCGCTCGCCGCCCTGGGCGGCGCGTTCGGCGGCGCGATAGGCGCATCACACATTCCGGACCAGCTTTTCAGGCCGATCATCCTTCTGGTGCTCGTCGGTGTGCTGACCTGGACGCTGCTCAAGCCCAACGTCGGCAGCCACGACAACCTGCGCTGGGTCGGCAACGGGCACAAGCGGATCGCCGCCGTGATCGGCCTGCTCATCGGCGCGTACGACGGGCTGCTCGGCCCCGGCACGGGCACGTTCCTGGTGATCAGCCTGGTGAGCGCCCTCGGGTACTCGTTCCTCCCGGCGTCGGCCATAGCGAAGATCGTCAACTTCGCGACCAACCTGGGCGCGCTCATCTTCTTCGTCCCGAGCGGCGCCGTCATCTGGACGCTCGGCCTCGGTCTGGGCGTCGCCAACCTGATCGGCGCCTACATCGGCGCACGGATGGCGGTGGCCAAGGGCTCGAAGTTCGTCCGCGTGGTCTTCGTGATCGTGGTCGGCGCCCTGATCGCCCGCCTGGCCTGGGACGTGTTCTTCGCCTGA
- a CDS encoding aspartate kinase, with the protein MALVVQKYGGSSVSDARSVKRVAKRIAEAKRAGNDVVVVVSAMGDTTDELLDLAQQITPLPPQRELDILLTAGERISMSLLAMAITNLGVKAKSYTGQQAGVITDAVHGRARIVDVVPHRIRETLNKGQVAIVAGFQGVTRVTNDVTTLGRGGSDTTAVALAAGLDADVCEIYTDVDGVFTADPRIVPAARKIDRVSYEEMLELAACGAKVLALRSVEYARRYNVQVHVRSSFSAHDGTRVVAADKKSKENPMEAPIISGVAHDRSESKITVIGVPDVPGMAARIFEVVAGAGANIDMIVQNVSAAATGLTDISFTLPDGDGPATMAALTAVQTEIGFSSLQFDDQIGKLSLVGAGMKSHPGVSARLFGALRDAGINIEMISTSEIRISVVTRADTLDDAVRAVHTAFELDGVDGEAVVYAGTGR; encoded by the coding sequence ATGGCACTTGTCGTGCAGAAGTACGGCGGATCATCGGTCAGCGACGCGCGCAGCGTAAAGCGCGTCGCCAAGCGGATCGCCGAAGCAAAGCGAGCGGGCAACGACGTAGTGGTCGTGGTGAGCGCCATGGGCGACACCACCGACGAGCTCCTCGACCTCGCCCAGCAGATCACCCCGCTCCCGCCGCAGCGGGAGCTCGACATCCTCCTGACCGCAGGCGAGCGCATCTCCATGTCGCTCCTGGCGATGGCGATCACCAACCTGGGCGTGAAGGCCAAGTCCTACACGGGTCAGCAGGCGGGCGTCATCACGGACGCGGTGCACGGGCGGGCGCGCATCGTCGACGTCGTGCCGCACCGCATCCGCGAGACGCTCAACAAGGGACAGGTCGCGATCGTGGCCGGTTTCCAGGGCGTCACCCGGGTCACCAACGACGTCACCACCCTCGGTCGCGGCGGCTCCGACACCACCGCGGTGGCGCTCGCGGCGGGCCTGGACGCCGACGTCTGCGAGATCTATACCGACGTCGACGGCGTGTTCACGGCCGACCCGCGGATCGTCCCCGCCGCCCGGAAGATCGACCGGGTCTCCTACGAGGAGATGCTGGAGCTCGCGGCCTGCGGTGCCAAGGTGCTCGCGCTGCGCAGCGTCGAGTACGCGCGCCGGTACAACGTGCAGGTGCACGTACGCAGCTCGTTCAGCGCCCACGACGGAACACGCGTGGTCGCGGCAGACAAGAAGTCGAAGGAGAACCCCATGGAAGCCCCGATCATCTCCGGTGTCGCGCACGACCGTTCCGAGTCGAAGATCACCGTGATCGGCGTGCCGGACGTCCCCGGTATGGCCGCCCGCATCTTCGAGGTGGTGGCCGGCGCGGGCGCGAACATCGACATGATCGTGCAGAACGTGTCGGCAGCGGCCACGGGCCTCACCGACATCTCGTTCACGCTGCCCGACGGCGACGGCCCCGCCACCATGGCGGCCCTCACCGCGGTGCAGACCGAGATCGGCTTCAGCTCCCTGCAGTTCGACGACCAGATCGGCAAGCTGTCGCTCGTGGGCGCGGGCATGAAGTCGCACCCGGGGGTCTCGGCGCGGCTCTTCGGCGCGCTTCGCGACGCGGGCATCAACATCGAGATGATCTCCACGTCGGAGATCCGGATCTCGGTGGTCACCCGCGCGGACACCCTGGACGACGCCGTGCGCGCCGTGCACACCGCTTTTGAGCTCGACGGCGTCGACGGCGAGGCAGTCGTCTACGCGGGAACGGGGCGCTGA
- a CDS encoding ABC transporter permease, with the protein MSMDVEVVEPAPSAGSVPAERGAWSLSWHGLRTVAVLELRQRVRSTRWKTALIVWFLMVGLITLLTTGAFSLLAGSSPDTSFGGTVYSIVVGFVLFLGLLVAPTLSSGAINGDRNAGTLATLQVTLLSPAEIVLGKLAAAWIAALGFLVVSIPFLARALVGGGVHWLALLTTVLMLALVLGVVCAIGLGFSALVGKTSGSAVLTYLTIGGITAVLPILFGLLVPVTSTLESVRVWDVEPGYTWEETTAPECEWQTQEIEVWHSERTWWLLAPNPFVVVADAQPLTGDPELLADDGNMLAMLQYGVRYARTGDTGPQDWCSGYVMGDGSAAAESPVEPVVVTDQLVWPWGLGFDLLLGAAGVVIAVNRLRVPTRDLAQGTRVA; encoded by the coding sequence ATGAGCATGGACGTGGAAGTCGTCGAGCCCGCGCCGTCCGCCGGCAGTGTGCCCGCCGAGCGCGGCGCGTGGTCCCTGTCCTGGCACGGCCTGCGCACGGTAGCGGTGCTGGAGCTGCGGCAGCGGGTCCGGTCCACGCGGTGGAAGACCGCGCTGATCGTGTGGTTCCTGATGGTCGGCCTGATCACCCTGCTGACGACCGGGGCGTTCAGCCTTCTGGCGGGCAGCAGCCCCGACACGTCGTTCGGCGGGACCGTCTACAGCATCGTCGTCGGCTTTGTGCTATTCCTCGGGCTGCTGGTGGCGCCCACCCTGTCCTCGGGGGCCATCAACGGTGACCGGAACGCAGGCACGCTCGCGACGCTGCAGGTCACGCTGCTCTCGCCCGCGGAGATAGTGCTCGGCAAGCTTGCCGCGGCCTGGATCGCGGCGCTCGGATTCCTCGTGGTGAGCATCCCGTTCCTCGCACGGGCGCTGGTCGGCGGCGGTGTGCACTGGCTGGCGCTGCTCACCACCGTGCTCATGCTGGCCCTGGTGCTCGGCGTCGTCTGCGCCATCGGGCTCGGCTTCTCGGCTCTGGTGGGCAAGACGTCGGGGTCGGCAGTGCTGACCTACCTCACCATCGGCGGGATCACCGCGGTGCTGCCGATCCTGTTCGGCCTCCTCGTGCCGGTCACCTCCACGCTGGAGAGCGTGCGGGTCTGGGACGTCGAGCCGGGGTACACCTGGGAGGAGACGACGGCGCCCGAGTGCGAGTGGCAGACCCAGGAGATCGAGGTCTGGCATAGCGAGCGCACCTGGTGGCTCCTGGCCCCGAACCCGTTCGTGGTGGTGGCTGATGCCCAGCCGCTCACCGGGGACCCGGAGCTGCTCGCCGACGACGGCAACATGCTCGCGATGCTGCAGTACGGCGTCCGGTACGCCCGGACGGGCGACACCGGTCCGCAGGACTGGTGCAGCGGGTACGTCATGGGTGACGGCAGCGCCGCCGCCGAGTCCCCGGTGGAACCCGTGGTCGTCACCGACCAGCTCGTGTGGCCCTGGGGCCTCGGGTTCGACCTGCTGCTCGGTGCGGCCGGCGTGGTCATCGCGGTGAACCGCCTGCGGGTCCCGACCCGGGACCTCGCGCAGGGCACCCGGGTCGCCTGA